A section of the Terriglobia bacterium genome encodes:
- a CDS encoding sigma-54 dependent transcriptional regulator translates to MPPAGQGAAKQGILSVWVAADPKSIELLEKAQKVAGAASTVLIRGESGTGKDLLASVIHYLGPNADEPLVHIDCASLPHELVESELFGYERGAFTGATQMKRGRLELAGAGTIVLDEVGALSMPIQAKLLRVIEEKQFQRLGGNRNISVEARIIALTNIDLERAVASRTFREDLFYRLNVIPLIIPPLRERPADIRPLAAHLLAQLGEVHRKPHMTFAHAAMAALENYRFPGNVRELRNLIERAVIYSAAPEIMPEDLPVHVREAAGPTVRKMSLEDLERAYIAEVLDYTRGKKTKAAQILGISRKTLLEKRKRYGLD, encoded by the coding sequence ATGCCGCCAGCCGGCCAAGGCGCCGCCAAGCAAGGCATCCTGTCGGTCTGGGTCGCCGCCGATCCGAAATCCATCGAACTCCTCGAGAAAGCGCAGAAGGTCGCCGGGGCCGCCTCCACCGTCCTCATCCGCGGCGAGAGCGGCACCGGCAAGGACCTGCTGGCCTCCGTCATCCATTACCTGGGGCCGAACGCGGACGAGCCGCTGGTTCACATCGATTGCGCCAGCCTGCCGCACGAGCTGGTGGAGAGCGAGCTGTTCGGCTACGAGCGCGGCGCATTCACCGGCGCCACGCAGATGAAGCGCGGCCGCCTGGAACTGGCTGGCGCCGGCACCATCGTGCTCGACGAGGTCGGCGCGCTATCCATGCCAATCCAGGCGAAGCTGCTGCGCGTGATCGAAGAAAAGCAATTTCAGCGCCTGGGGGGAAACCGCAATATTAGCGTGGAGGCGCGCATCATCGCGCTGACCAACATCGACCTGGAGCGCGCGGTCGCCAGCCGCACTTTTCGGGAAGATCTCTTCTACCGCCTGAATGTGATCCCCCTCATCATCCCGCCGCTGCGGGAGCGACCGGCGGACATCCGCCCTCTGGCCGCACATCTGCTCGCGCAGCTCGGCGAAGTCCATCGCAAACCGCACATGACCTTCGCGCACGCCGCGATGGCCGCGCTTGAGAACTACCGCTTTCCCGGCAACGTTCGCGAGCTGCGCAACCTGATCGAGCGCGCCGTGATCTACAGCGCCGCGCCCGAGATCATGCCCGAGGACCTGCCGGTGCACGTGCGCGAGGCCGCCGGCCCGACGGTACGGAAAATGTCGCTGGAAGACCTGGAGCGCGCCTACATCGCCGAGGTGCTCGACTACACCCGCGGCAAGAAGACCAAGGCCGCCCAGATCCTCGGCATTAGCCGCAAGACGCTCCTGGAGAAGCGCAAGCGCTACGGGCTGGACTGA
- the obgE gene encoding GTPase ObgE has translation MFIDEAKIRVKAGNGGNGCMAFRREKFVPRGGPSGGDGGRGGDVVMESSERHNTLVHFRFNPEHKAERGRHGEGSNRTGRDGESVVLKVPVGTILYDDSTGEKVHDFKGPDERVVIARGGRGGRGNQHFATSTHQAPREHEPGRPGEERTYRLELKLLADVGLVGYPNVGKSTLISRISAARPKIADYPFTTLEPNLGVVSMGKPADPNAFSFVVADIPGLIEGAHRGAGLGTQFLRHIERTRLLVHLVDVSDSTGRPDPVQDFDTIMNELESFGAELEKKPMIVAASKMDIANKEKLSKLKRYCTRKKLKLYEVSAVTGKGIDALKYGMGERVEKLRERQPRAADEEAAGRVEDYALVHADPSSSTRKRRSRNAPAG, from the coding sequence ATGTTCATTGACGAGGCGAAGATCCGGGTCAAGGCCGGCAACGGCGGCAACGGCTGCATGGCCTTCCGCCGAGAGAAGTTCGTCCCTCGCGGTGGGCCGTCGGGCGGCGACGGAGGCCGCGGCGGCGACGTGGTCATGGAATCCAGCGAGCGCCACAACACCCTGGTCCATTTCCGCTTCAATCCCGAGCATAAGGCGGAGCGCGGACGCCACGGAGAGGGCTCCAACCGCACTGGGCGCGACGGCGAGTCGGTGGTCTTGAAAGTCCCAGTGGGGACCATCCTCTACGACGACAGCACGGGCGAGAAGGTCCACGACTTCAAAGGGCCGGACGAGCGGGTGGTGATCGCGCGCGGGGGTCGGGGCGGCCGCGGCAACCAGCACTTCGCCACCTCCACCCACCAGGCGCCGCGAGAGCACGAACCGGGACGTCCGGGCGAGGAGCGCACCTATCGCCTGGAGCTGAAGCTGCTCGCCGACGTGGGACTGGTGGGATATCCAAACGTCGGCAAGAGCACTCTGATCTCGCGCATCTCCGCGGCGCGGCCCAAGATCGCCGATTATCCTTTCACTACGCTGGAGCCGAACCTGGGCGTGGTGTCGATGGGCAAGCCGGCCGACCCGAACGCCTTCAGCTTCGTCGTCGCCGACATTCCCGGCCTCATCGAAGGCGCGCACCGCGGCGCGGGGCTGGGCACGCAGTTCCTGCGGCACATCGAGCGCACGCGCCTGCTGGTGCACCTGGTGGACGTCTCGGATTCGACCGGCCGCCCCGACCCGGTGCAGGATTTCGACACCATCATGAACGAGCTGGAGAGCTTCGGTGCGGAGCTGGAGAAGAAGCCGATGATCGTGGCTGCGTCCAAGATGGATATTGCGAACAAAGAAAAGCTCAGCAAGCTGAAGCGCTACTGCACGCGCAAGAAGCTGAAGCTCTATGAGGTCTCAGCCGTGACCGGCAAGGGCATCGACGCCCTCAAGTACGGCATGGGAGAGCGGGTGGAAAAGCTGCGCGAGCGCCAACCGCGCGCAGCGGACGAGGAAGCTGCCGGCCGGGTCGAGGATTACGCGCTGGTGCACGCCGACCCGTCCAGCTCCACGCGCAAACGCCGCTCCCGCAACGCGCCAGCAGGCTGA
- the accD gene encoding acetyl-CoA carboxylase, carboxyltransferase subunit beta, with amino-acid sequence MAWFKRESSEIKPSDEKRVRTEGLWVKCDKCRKIIWKKDLDANYNVCPSCGRHFRIDARTRLALLLDDGQYQMDDLELSSTDPLKFVDVRPYSERLRRAQEETGLKDAIINARGNLDGRPVIVSAMEYAFIGGSMGSVVGEVITRAIERATEQRKPLIIVSASGGARMMEGVLSLMQMVKISAALARLDQAKLPYVSVLTDPTTGGVTASYAMLGDLNIAEPGALIGFAGPRVIEQTIRQKLPDGFQRSEFLVEHGMLDAVVQRKDMKPFISRALSFMCH; translated from the coding sequence ATGGCCTGGTTCAAGCGCGAATCTTCCGAAATCAAACCCAGCGACGAGAAACGTGTCCGCACCGAGGGCCTGTGGGTCAAGTGCGACAAATGCCGCAAGATCATCTGGAAGAAGGACCTCGACGCCAATTACAACGTCTGCCCCAGCTGTGGACGTCACTTCCGCATCGACGCACGCACCCGGCTGGCGCTGCTGCTGGACGACGGGCAGTACCAGATGGATGACCTCGAACTGAGTTCCACCGACCCCCTCAAGTTCGTGGACGTGCGGCCCTACTCCGAGCGCCTGCGCCGCGCCCAGGAGGAGACGGGGCTGAAGGACGCGATCATCAACGCGCGCGGCAACCTCGACGGCCGGCCGGTGATCGTGAGCGCCATGGAGTACGCCTTCATCGGCGGTAGCATGGGCAGCGTGGTGGGCGAGGTCATCACCCGCGCCATCGAGCGCGCGACCGAGCAGCGCAAGCCGCTGATCATCGTTTCCGCTTCCGGCGGCGCGCGCATGATGGAGGGCGTCCTCAGCTTGATGCAGATGGTGAAGATCTCCGCCGCGTTGGCGCGTCTGGACCAGGCCAAGCTGCCCTACGTGTCCGTGCTCACCGATCCCACCACCGGCGGCGTGACCGCCAGCTACGCCATGCTCGGCGACCTGAACATCGCCGAGCCGGGAGCGCTTATCGGCTTCGCCGGACCGCGAGTGATCGAGCAGACCATCCGCCAGAAGCTCCCCGATGGCTTCCAGCGCAGCGAATTCCTGGTCGAGCACGGCATGCTCGACGCCGTAGTCCAGCGCAAGGACATGAAGCCCTTCATCTCCCGCGCCCTCAGCTTCATGTGCCACTGA
- a CDS encoding 23S rRNA (pseudouridine(1915)-N(3))-methyltransferase RlmH — MKLRVVWAGRTKEPAIQSLTNEYLKRLARYGTVESQEYADEEALLKSIEKAGGRTRPTFVMLDQSGRQFTSEEFAELLRDQQDRGTQTLIFAVGPADGFSDNSRHAADLVLSFGKMTLAHELARVVLLEQLYRGFTILKGHPYHSGH, encoded by the coding sequence GTGAAACTTCGCGTCGTGTGGGCGGGTAGGACGAAAGAGCCCGCCATCCAATCCCTGACAAACGAATACCTCAAGCGCCTGGCGCGTTACGGCACGGTGGAGTCGCAGGAGTATGCCGACGAAGAGGCGCTGCTGAAGTCGATCGAGAAGGCCGGCGGCCGCACACGTCCGACCTTCGTCATGCTCGACCAGAGCGGGCGGCAGTTCACCTCGGAAGAGTTCGCTGAGCTGCTGCGCGACCAGCAGGACCGCGGCACGCAGACGCTGATCTTCGCCGTGGGCCCCGCGGACGGCTTCAGCGACAACTCGCGGCACGCCGCCGACCTTGTCCTCTCCTTCGGCAAGATGACGCTGGCGCACGAGCTGGCCCGCGTCGTCCTGCTGGAGCAGCTGTACCGAGGATTTACAATCCTGAAGGGACATCCGTACCACAGTGGCCACTGA
- the rsfS gene encoding ribosome silencing factor, producing MRKSDLKQQVSAAIAAAESKKATDVSVLELDKASSGFTDYFVICSGSNPRQIQAISDEVEERLKKAGLRATHVEGYRQADWVLLDYVDFVVHIFSEKARHYYDLERLWKSAKPLHPAHLTEKERPRRTPRQPSRGRTRAK from the coding sequence TTGAGAAAATCCGACCTTAAGCAACAGGTTTCCGCGGCCATCGCGGCCGCTGAGTCCAAGAAGGCGACCGACGTCAGCGTCCTCGAACTGGACAAAGCGTCTTCCGGTTTCACCGACTATTTTGTGATTTGCAGCGGCAGCAACCCGCGCCAGATCCAGGCCATCTCCGATGAAGTGGAGGAGAGACTCAAGAAGGCGGGTCTCCGCGCGACCCACGTCGAGGGATATCGCCAGGCCGATTGGGTCCTGCTCGACTACGTAGACTTCGTGGTCCACATCTTCTCCGAGAAGGCACGGCATTATTACGACCTGGAGCGGCTGTGGAAGTCCGCGAAACCGTTGCACCCCGCGCACTTGACCGAGAAAGAGAGACCCCGCAGGACGCCGCGACAGCCGTCGCGGGGCCGCACGCGGGCGAAATAG
- the nadD gene encoding nicotinate-nucleotide adenylyltransferase translates to MNVGLFGGTFDPIHRGHLAVARAAAKKFHLKRVYFVPSSVPPHRQGRPLASYHHRFAMVTLATQGDKGFIPSSLEAPNGPGFSYSIDTVRALRRGLGRRDRLHFIIGIDAFMDIGKWHKAESLLREVDFIVASRPGYSLADVARALPEAIRPPESVIRAIQETKPAGTLALGQTAIHLLPDVRVPVSATQIRTAAARGRALGKFVDAAVAEYIQKTHLYKSRHGASGP, encoded by the coding sequence ATGAACGTAGGGCTATTTGGCGGCACATTCGATCCCATCCATCGCGGGCACCTGGCCGTGGCCCGGGCGGCCGCGAAAAAATTTCATCTCAAGAGGGTTTACTTCGTGCCCTCGAGCGTGCCGCCGCACCGCCAAGGGCGCCCGCTCGCGTCGTATCACCACCGCTTCGCCATGGTCACGCTGGCGACCCAGGGAGACAAAGGTTTCATCCCGTCCTCGCTGGAAGCTCCGAACGGGCCCGGCTTCAGCTACTCCATCGACACGGTGCGCGCCCTGAGGCGCGGACTGGGCAGGCGCGACCGGCTGCATTTCATCATCGGCATCGACGCCTTCATGGACATTGGCAAGTGGCACAAGGCGGAATCGCTGCTGCGCGAGGTGGACTTCATCGTCGCCAGCCGCCCGGGATACTCGCTGGCCGACGTCGCCAGAGCGCTACCCGAGGCCATCCGCCCGCCGGAAAGCGTGATCAGGGCGATCCAAGAGACGAAGCCCGCCGGGACGCTGGCACTGGGCCAGACCGCCATACACCTGTTGCCCGACGTGAGAGTCCCGGTGTCAGCGACACAGATCCGAACGGCCGCAGCGCGGGGCAGGGCTTTGGGAAAGTTCGTGGACGCCGCGGTTGCCGAGTACATACAGAAAACGCATCTCTACAAATCGCGTCATGGAGCCAGCGGGCCATAA
- a CDS encoding type III pantothenate kinase — protein MLFVLDVGNTNTVAGVFRPAGDGGYTKLVAHWRLGTNRTQTVDEYGVLLRNLFAMADLEPSAIDGIIVSSVVPPLDSTLREVCQSYFGCKPLFVEPGVKTGMPIHYDNPQEVGADRIVNGVAAFEKYGGPCIVVDFGTATTFDCVSRKGEYLGGVISPGIGISAEALFARTARLPRVDIRRPERIIGSNTVGSLQSGLFYGYLALVDGILERLVSEMGQETKVVATGGLAALIGNESRYISTVDDFLTLDGLRIIWERNAKKKTAEAAEAKKKKARS, from the coding sequence ATGCTCTTCGTCCTCGATGTCGGCAACACCAACACCGTCGCAGGCGTCTTTCGCCCCGCGGGCGATGGCGGATACACCAAGCTCGTCGCCCATTGGCGACTGGGCACCAACCGCACCCAGACGGTGGACGAGTACGGGGTCCTGCTGCGCAACCTCTTCGCCATGGCCGACCTCGAGCCCTCCGCCATCGACGGCATCATCGTCTCCTCCGTTGTGCCCCCGCTCGACAGCACCTTGCGCGAGGTCTGCCAGAGCTACTTCGGCTGCAAGCCCTTGTTCGTCGAGCCCGGCGTTAAGACCGGCATGCCAATCCATTACGACAATCCGCAGGAGGTCGGCGCCGACCGCATCGTCAACGGCGTCGCCGCCTTCGAAAAGTATGGCGGCCCCTGCATCGTCGTGGATTTCGGCACCGCCACCACCTTTGACTGTGTCTCCCGCAAAGGCGAGTACCTCGGCGGCGTGATCTCTCCCGGCATCGGCATTTCCGCCGAGGCGCTGTTTGCGCGCACTGCGCGCCTGCCCCGCGTGGACATCCGCCGTCCCGAGCGCATCATCGGCAGCAACACCGTCGGCAGCCTCCAGTCCGGCCTCTTCTACGGCTACCTCGCGCTGGTGGATGGCATCCTCGAGCGCCTGGTCTCCGAGATGGGCCAGGAAACCAAGGTCGTGGCCACCGGCGGCCTCGCAGCCCTGATCGGCAACGAATCGAGATACATCTCCACCGTGGACGACTTCCTTACGCTCGACGGACTGCGCATCATCTGGGAGCGCAACGCGAAGAAGAAAACCGCCGAAGCCGCGGAGGCAAAGAAAAAGAAGGCTCGGAGCTGA
- a CDS encoding tetratricopeptide repeat protein codes for MKHLVHRLRRASAPVLLAVLLLPTVAVAAPRKHTAPHQAPAQDPVAVAVDHLRNLEYDPAQVLLDGFLKEHPDDLHGLNLLGTVILYREMFQRGLLESHLYGKKGEAFNPTTTPVTDEFQKQLFDVLDKAQSLADERVQKDANDKEALYWSGVTHGTRGTYLFAVKRSYSAALGEAKAANKQHKALLKLDPAFVDANMIVGVQDYVVGSLPWIIKVLAALAGAHGNREQGLREIELVAQKGNYARDDARTVLAVLYQREERWADARRVLEELVRRFPRGFLSAQELGAVCTRLEDFRCAASTYDVLLEKYHAGPPNSAWKRFWVAKALYLSGQAHERLGETDLALARYDEGAKLKDQDRYIPRCDLAAADLLARTNRMDQARPRYEQLAASYPGSDEAKAAKKALER; via the coding sequence ATGAAACACCTGGTCCATCGCTTACGGCGCGCATCTGCTCCCGTTCTCCTGGCAGTCTTGCTGCTACCCACAGTTGCCGTCGCAGCGCCCCGCAAGCATACGGCTCCGCACCAGGCTCCGGCCCAGGATCCGGTCGCGGTGGCCGTGGACCACTTGCGCAACCTGGAGTACGACCCGGCGCAGGTTCTGCTTGACGGCTTCCTGAAAGAGCACCCCGACGATCTGCACGGCTTGAATCTCCTGGGCACGGTCATTCTGTACCGCGAAATGTTCCAGCGCGGCCTGCTGGAGTCACACCTCTACGGCAAGAAAGGCGAGGCATTCAATCCCACGACCACGCCGGTCACAGACGAGTTCCAGAAACAGCTCTTCGACGTGCTCGACAAGGCGCAATCGCTCGCCGACGAGCGCGTCCAGAAGGATGCGAACGACAAGGAGGCGCTGTACTGGAGCGGTGTCACCCACGGCACCCGGGGCACCTACCTGTTTGCCGTGAAGCGCTCGTACTCCGCCGCCCTGGGCGAAGCCAAGGCCGCTAACAAGCAGCACAAGGCGTTGCTCAAGCTCGACCCGGCCTTCGTGGACGCCAACATGATCGTGGGGGTGCAGGATTACGTGGTCGGTTCGCTGCCCTGGATCATCAAGGTGCTGGCGGCGCTGGCCGGGGCGCACGGCAACCGCGAGCAGGGGCTGAGGGAGATCGAACTGGTGGCGCAAAAGGGCAACTACGCCCGTGACGACGCGCGCACCGTGCTCGCCGTACTGTACCAGCGCGAGGAGCGCTGGGCCGACGCCCGGCGCGTCCTGGAAGAGCTGGTGCGCCGTTTCCCGCGCGGCTTCCTCTCGGCGCAGGAGCTGGGCGCGGTCTGCACCCGGCTGGAGGACTTCCGCTGCGCTGCCTCCACCTACGACGTGCTTCTCGAGAAATACCATGCCGGTCCGCCGAACTCGGCTTGGAAGCGCTTCTGGGTAGCGAAGGCGCTGTATCTCTCAGGGCAGGCGCATGAAAGGCTGGGTGAGACCGACCTGGCGCTGGCGCGCTATGACGAAGGAGCCAAGCTGAAGGACCAGGACCGTTACATCCCGCGCTGCGACCTCGCCGCCGCCGATCTGCTGGCCCGCACCAACCGCATGGACCAGGCCCGCCCCCGCTACGAGCAGCTCGCGGCCTCGTATCCCGGTTCTGATGAGGCGAAGGCGGCGAAGAAAGCCTTGGAGCGCTGA
- a CDS encoding DUF4349 domain-containing protein, with protein MKGVWQWFREKARTGAGPVFVMSVIVYIALTAMDSYDRQREYEPPRATGLGAVGRGPVLLWQQASVGGNLAESISGGSRMQAYSLVQKGARGADERQVVRTGTMSVISSKPQEAVEQIGRLATSVAGYAANVQIGHEDKAETASITLRVPAVRFDETRSQIRRIVQRVEAETASVNDVTSEYVDLQASLKNYRAEEAQYTDIMRRTGAVKDVIAVAEKLAEVRGKIEKTEAQYRLMTHQVAMASLTVALRSEAEAQVLGVQWRPGYELRRAFRDGLQSLANYADAVMAVALKLPAIVLWLTTAFLLIKLGWMWLQWWWRVLRPKPREAM; from the coding sequence ATGAAAGGCGTATGGCAGTGGTTCAGGGAGAAAGCGCGGACTGGTGCAGGTCCAGTGTTCGTGATGTCGGTCATCGTCTACATCGCATTGACCGCCATGGATTCCTACGATCGACAAAGGGAGTACGAGCCCCCGCGCGCTACCGGCCTCGGGGCGGTGGGACGGGGGCCTGTTTTGCTGTGGCAACAGGCAAGCGTGGGCGGAAACCTGGCTGAATCGATCTCCGGCGGGTCTCGAATGCAGGCGTACAGTTTAGTGCAAAAGGGCGCCCGCGGGGCTGACGAGCGGCAGGTCGTGCGCACCGGGACGATGAGTGTCATCAGCAGCAAGCCGCAAGAGGCTGTGGAGCAGATCGGTCGGCTAGCGACCTCCGTTGCGGGATACGCGGCAAACGTGCAGATCGGCCACGAGGACAAGGCAGAGACGGCGAGCATCACTTTGCGGGTTCCGGCGGTTCGCTTCGACGAGACACGCTCGCAGATCCGGAGGATCGTGCAACGCGTCGAGGCCGAGACCGCGAGCGTGAATGATGTCACGAGTGAATACGTAGATCTGCAGGCGTCGCTCAAGAATTACCGGGCCGAGGAAGCGCAGTACACGGACATCATGCGCCGAACCGGGGCAGTGAAAGATGTCATCGCCGTGGCGGAAAAACTGGCCGAAGTGCGCGGGAAGATCGAGAAGACCGAGGCCCAATACCGGCTGATGACGCACCAGGTCGCAATGGCATCCCTTACGGTCGCGCTGCGTTCCGAAGCCGAGGCGCAAGTCCTCGGCGTGCAATGGAGACCAGGTTACGAGTTGCGCCGGGCCTTCCGCGACGGACTGCAAAGCCTGGCGAACTATGCGGACGCTGTCATGGCAGTCGCGCTGAAGTTACCCGCGATCGTACTGTGGCTCACGACGGCGTTCCTGCTGATCAAGCTCGGCTGGATGTGGCTACAGTGGTGGTGGCGCGTCCTGCGGCCCAAACCGAGGGAGGCGATGTAA
- the rlmD gene encoding 23S rRNA (uracil(1939)-C(5))-methyltransferase RlmD: MITTLMELTIDKMVYGGEALARLPADEHGKGKAVFLPFALPGERVHAHLTEQRPGFARAELDSVVSASPHRIEPRCPYFVRCGGCHYQHAAYEHQLQIKSDILRETLRRTAKIDWTGEIRAHSASPWGYRNRTRMRLRAAPEFAAGYYRLGTHDLLPVEQCPISSPLINRALEAVWELGRAGQVPVQLVEIEFFADAADTRMLVAFFATQPPVKETAEAFAADLRKKMPEIAGVLFFEQRGGNRDQGQVRSPADDLDSAAGERPFAAAGDKVLTYETAKAKYRVSGGSFFQTNRFLTDKLVELVTEGRSGGKALDLYAGVGLFATALAATFDKVTAVESAPSSLSDLQCNGPANVSPVQDRTELFLKNSPGLKADLVVIDPPRAGLGDAAAQVLAQVRTPRITYVSCNPATLARDLRVLAAAGWRIDELNFIDLFPQTYHLESVVQLLK, from the coding sequence ATGATCACGACCCTGATGGAATTGACGATCGACAAGATGGTTTACGGCGGCGAAGCCCTCGCCCGCTTGCCCGCGGATGAGCACGGCAAGGGCAAGGCCGTGTTTCTCCCCTTCGCGCTTCCCGGAGAGCGCGTGCATGCGCACCTCACCGAGCAGCGTCCCGGCTTTGCGCGCGCCGAACTCGACAGCGTCGTCTCCGCCTCGCCCCATCGGATCGAGCCGCGTTGCCCCTACTTCGTCCGCTGCGGTGGGTGCCACTACCAGCACGCCGCCTACGAGCATCAGCTCCAGATCAAGTCCGACATCTTGCGCGAGACCCTGCGCCGCACCGCGAAGATCGATTGGACGGGCGAGATCCGCGCTCACTCCGCCAGCCCCTGGGGATACCGCAACCGCACCCGGATGCGTCTGCGCGCGGCGCCCGAATTCGCCGCCGGCTATTACCGGCTCGGGACGCACGACCTCTTGCCCGTCGAGCAGTGCCCCATCAGTTCTCCGCTGATCAACCGCGCGCTGGAAGCGGTGTGGGAGCTGGGCCGAGCAGGACAGGTCCCGGTGCAACTTGTGGAGATCGAATTCTTCGCCGACGCTGCCGACACCCGCATGCTCGTTGCCTTCTTCGCAACCCAGCCTCCGGTAAAGGAGACCGCCGAAGCGTTTGCCGCCGATCTCCGGAAGAAGATGCCGGAGATCGCGGGCGTGCTTTTCTTCGAACAGCGCGGCGGCAACCGCGACCAGGGGCAGGTGCGCTCGCCGGCGGATGATCTGGATTCGGCCGCCGGGGAGCGTCCGTTCGCGGCCGCCGGCGACAAGGTGCTCACCTACGAGACCGCGAAGGCCAAGTACCGCGTCAGCGGCGGATCGTTCTTCCAGACCAACCGCTTCCTCACCGACAAGCTGGTCGAACTGGTCACCGAAGGCCGTTCCGGCGGCAAGGCTCTCGATCTTTACGCCGGCGTCGGCCTGTTCGCCACTGCGCTGGCCGCTACTTTCGATAAGGTCACCGCGGTCGAATCTGCGCCATCGTCGTTGTCCGACCTGCAGTGCAATGGTCCGGCAAACGTTTCGCCTGTGCAGGACAGGACGGAGTTGTTTCTCAAGAACTCGCCCGGCCTGAAGGCCGACCTCGTGGTCATTGATCCGCCACGCGCTGGCCTGGGCGATGCTGCTGCGCAAGTACTGGCGCAAGTGCGCACTCCCCGAATCACCTACGTCTCCTGTAATCCCGCCACTCTGGCGCGCGACCTGCGCGTGCTGGCCGCCGCCGGCTGGCGAATCGACGAGCTCAACTTCATCGACCTCTTCCCGCAGACCTACCACCTCGAATCAGTCGTTCAGCTGCTGAAATAA
- a CDS encoding biotin--[acetyl-CoA-carboxylase] ligase, with protein sequence MGRIIRLLADHATVVVSGTKLAEELGISRSAVWRFVQQLRGLGVQIVGHPATGYRLEAVPDLLLPEFIAPLVKGTLFARNIQHYFRVGSTNVAAMQAAAEGEPEGSTFLAEEQTAGRGRGGHSWHSEKSAGIYCSVLLRPDVPPSDVLVLSLGAGLAVQQAIEQVTGVRPDLRWPNDVLLGNKKFCGILTEMNAEPTRVRYVVMGIGINVNQQRFPADLEETATSLRRETGRTWSRVEVAASLLKSLDHEFRMLLPQRTGVGPAPPEAAMTIIRRFEDRSSYARGKRVHVEENGGFEGVTSGLDDRGFLLVKARDGLRTVLSGGVREI encoded by the coding sequence ATGGGCCGCATCATTCGCTTGCTCGCCGACCACGCCACGGTCGTCGTGAGCGGCACGAAGCTGGCGGAGGAGCTTGGCATCAGCCGTTCCGCCGTGTGGCGCTTCGTGCAGCAGCTCCGCGGCCTGGGCGTCCAGATCGTCGGCCACCCCGCCACCGGATACCGCCTCGAGGCCGTCCCTGACCTGCTGCTCCCGGAGTTCATCGCCCCCCTGGTCAAGGGCACGTTGTTTGCCAGAAACATCCAGCACTACTTCCGCGTGGGATCGACGAACGTCGCCGCCATGCAGGCCGCTGCCGAGGGCGAGCCGGAAGGAAGCACGTTCCTCGCTGAGGAACAGACCGCCGGGCGCGGCCGCGGCGGCCACTCCTGGCATTCGGAAAAATCCGCCGGCATCTACTGCTCCGTTCTCCTGCGGCCCGATGTTCCCCCGAGCGACGTCCTTGTGCTGTCCCTAGGGGCAGGCTTGGCGGTGCAGCAGGCGATCGAGCAGGTCACCGGCGTCCGCCCCGACCTGCGCTGGCCCAACGACGTGCTCCTCGGCAACAAGAAATTCTGCGGCATCTTGACCGAGATGAATGCCGAGCCCACGCGCGTGCGCTACGTCGTCATGGGCATCGGCATCAACGTGAACCAGCAGCGCTTCCCCGCCGACCTCGAGGAGACCGCAACCTCGCTGCGCCGCGAGACCGGTCGTACTTGGTCCCGCGTGGAAGTGGCGGCCTCTCTGCTAAAATCCCTCGACCACGAATTCCGCATGCTGTTGCCGCAGCGCACGGGCGTGGGCCCGGCGCCGCCCGAGGCCGCCATGACCATCATCCGCCGCTTCGAGGACCGTTCCTCCTACGCCCGTGGCAAGCGGGTGCACGTGGAGGAGAACGGCGGGTTCGAAGGTGTTACCTCCGGCCTCGACGACCGCGGCTTCCTGCTGGTGAAGGCGCGCGATGGCCTGCGCACCGTGCTCTCCGGAGGCGTGCGGGAGATCTGA
- the cobO gene encoding cob(I)yrinic acid a,c-diamide adenosyltransferase: MTDARRGLIIVNTGPGKGKTTAAMGTALRAVGNGMKVLMLQFLKGSWHYGELDAVKAFGDNFVMKQMGRGFVKVGGAETDPEDVRMVEEAWSEARAAILSGTWDLVVLDEINYAISYKMLDPEKVVETLKQKPDSVHVILTGRNAHPSIVEIADTVTEMRQVKHAYEKGVMAQRGIEY; this comes from the coding sequence ATGACTGACGCTCGTCGCGGTCTCATCATCGTGAACACCGGCCCGGGCAAGGGCAAGACCACCGCCGCCATGGGCACGGCGCTGCGCGCCGTCGGCAACGGCATGAAGGTGCTGATGCTGCAGTTCCTGAAAGGCTCGTGGCACTACGGCGAGCTGGACGCGGTGAAGGCCTTCGGCGACAACTTCGTCATGAAGCAGATGGGCCGCGGATTCGTGAAGGTGGGCGGTGCGGAGACCGACCCCGAGGACGTGCGCATGGTCGAAGAGGCCTGGAGCGAGGCGCGCGCGGCCATCCTGTCGGGAACATGGGACCTCGTGGTCCTGGACGAGATCAACTACGCCATCAGCTACAAGATGCTCGACCCGGAGAAGGTCGTGGAGACGCTCAAGCAGAAACCCGACTCCGTGCACGTCATCTTGACGGGACGCAACGCGCACCCCAGCATCGTCGAGATCGCCGATACCGTCACGGAAATGCGCCAGGTCAAGCACGCCTACGAAAAGGGCGTGATGGCGCAGCGTGGGATCGAGTACTGA